The following are encoded together in the Danaus plexippus chromosome 15, MEX_DaPlex, whole genome shotgun sequence genome:
- the LOC116766371 gene encoding MAP kinase-activating death domain protein isoform X4 produces MDVQKQQLCPRLVDYLTIVGAKPYTTGKGLAPVQAPELLRRYPLTNHDDFPLPLDMVYFCQPEGCVSVGPRRQLAHIATRDTTSFVFTLTDKDSGKTRYGICINFYRAMERAPTPGPRERSVLRRESWRKSMERSSDSAFSSDYRSSNVAPSDSERDCSAGPRLAPAPPDSESGGSHSPSPRATRKRQRIRNHSLTSICLLSHHPFFSTFRECLFILKKLIDACNESSSPRRVGASRQLFRDTVWSVLTGQAYDNTPTIVVHDVKEIETWILRLLSAPVPVPGKTRLELEVLSPTAHAPLVFALPDHTRFTLVDFPLHLPLELLGVDTCLRVLTLIMLENKVVVQSRDYNALSMSVMALVAMLYPLEYMFPAIPLLPSCMSCAEQLLLAPTPFLIGIPATFLTYKKNFKLPDDIWLVDLDATKLSGPYGNEQDLPPLPEPESSVLKNHLKQAMQVMGTAGTGALSSLTNSSAEQAAAPLLPSRRDSVGGATLKVQPATFREGSHSTPESRRVSVGSAHTRLSLASPHSPAPQSSPQAQPFNPLIYGNDVDSVDIATRVAMVRFFNSQNILANFMEHTRTLRLYPRPVVAFQINSFLRSRPRSSSFLNKFARTQAVEFLAEWSLTPCNVAFLRVQTGVFDPRQIGDKPKWFADQLQPIRFAVWDDGSSLNGALRQLQRQENQPTDESGSDSEAAESTSSSYSSLSDFVSEMASSDLSPGGNVQQHVIGETYSAVVQVPMTLSSSLDPKTVYSPPSSLIFGEEGEREGQRDGRESTSPSPSASSSDHSDLSDDDIPGTMNRPDITDQPTPVKKSDTDSGSLGRESDSSTTPATVASRRPRDPDPVRASPHSRPRSSNSGVSRQASQTSLLEQFAAQAKELVRETTRQSSQEGILAHMDKNGKADQGQDKNIFAPFDKLTLHAKKAAEEASKSVQEASKSALEASKTATAVSKNTFEDLTYVGKSTLGDLTKSAKEAAAKKGLLKGESQDASTSSNARRDSTALQTTNLLATTHRDFFSNISSDLNGLAASTTSMFSDFFGSAKGKQTKPEPSPNTPMTATFGPFSQGAKGLVQRSPLIRHSSPAPVAPPINTRSTNSENQAFLNDLVQHVLEGEGVGWLKLNRLKKLMEDESYRNMVLSKLNRNFNRKTSPNDKVDDVFISKPVWKGMLKVLQAVVHGLEHTYSNFGLGGMASVFQLAEMAHTHYWSKEFAGLEHGGMAGSALSEHYGRQDYETPLSTPSSRKSSQSDAPVVNYPEQEHGDTQSTTEIFKDMLNQKRNLLFSKLTSFDSDVGRPGVKGRTGSVFSTKSSVNGRPMAGVPTTSPLTSPETVRTYLFQGLIGKERSNLWDQMQFWEDSFLDAVSQERDMIGMDQGANEMMERYKCLSETERKRLEHEEDRLLSTALYNLTAAMVMLGVEADIIRNKVRRLLAKSHIGLVYSQEVNHLLDVVHNLHGNDISLKALGSRATHRATFTVHERDASGALRFLDVRHDGLVLRTTQGTIVERWWYERLVNMTYSPKIRVLCLWRKNGGQTQLHKYYTKKCKALYYCIKEAMEKSGRRQDAAELGGEFPVQDCATGEGGLIQVCMEGVGLLFHHSKFFVRLDHIRKCFTQNGGIFVLEEFNPKTRQIIQRKYKSIMADQICYAVLCVFSYFAAGQEQKKAILEQAAQIHAPEATTKAPLSPRNDDEVFQSKPSPQNTRKASEVRVSETERQRVPPDKPRILPERPKQLIEPEREPANDGSDSKTKETGRRDSEGSSERERDSTRPAAQRTDSLPPRRPPPPVLPPQRLVRAYSQASPRHHEPPSIPPRVGVTPRAGPPPALPPRQMSAADASASPRHSATSSPVRREGLARQSSISASPASTVASAPFSSTNPFTATRHTEFVIPQRTSRRPSTDRN; encoded by the exons CGTATACGGAACCATTCCTTAACCTCAATCTGCCTCCTGTCACATCATCCTTTCTTCTCCACATTCCGCGAGTGCCTCTTCATCCTTAAAAAATTGATTGATGCCTGCAACGAATCTTCTAGCCCAAGGCGCGTTGGTGCCTCCAGACAATTATTTAG AGATACAGTGTGGTCAGTGCTCACTGGCCAGGCGTACGATAATACGCCGACAATAGTAGTGCATGACGTTAAAGAGATTGAGACGTGGATACTACGATTGCTGTCAGCTCCCGTACCAGTTCCAGGGAAAACTCGACTCGAACTCGAAGTACTCTCACCAACAGCACACGCACCACTGGTATTTGCATTACCTGATCACACAAGATTCACTCTTGTTGACTTCCCTCTACATCTACCATTGGAATTGCTAG GTGTTGATACTTGCTTGAGAGTCTTAACCTTGATAATGCTGGAAAACAAAGTGGTAGTTCAATCGAGGGACTATAACGCGCTCTCAATGTCGGTGATGGCGTTGGTAGCGATGCTGTATCCACTAGAGTACATGTTCCCAGCGATACCACTATTACCGAGTTGTATGAGTTGTGCGGAACAATTACTTCTCGCTCCAACTCCATTCCTAATAGGAATACCCGCTACATTCTTAACATACAAGAAGAATTTTAA ATTACCAGATGACATTTGGTTAGTAGACCTGGACGCTACTAAGCTTAGTGGGCCTTACGGTAACGAACAGGACCTACCTCCTCTGCCAGAACCAGAGAGTTCAGTCCTTAAAAACCATCTAAAACAG GCTATGCAAGTCATGGGAACTGCCGGAACtggt GCACTTAGCAGCTTAACAAATAGTTCAGCAGAACAAGCTGCAGCGCCTCTTCTACCTTCGAGAAGAGATAGTGTTGGTGGGGCTACATTAAA GGTACAACCAGCGACCTTCCGTGAAGGGTCTCATAGTACCCCAGAGAGTCGACGTGTGTCTGTGGGCAGCGCACACACAAGACTGTCGCTCGCGTCGCCACACTCACCAGCACCTCAGAGCTCTCCACAGGCACAACCGTTCAACCCTTTGATATACGGCAACGACGTAGATTCCGTCGACATCGCTACAAGAGTCGCTATG GTTCGTTTCTTCaattctcaaaatattttggcGAATTTTATGGAGCACACTCGAACACTGCGTTTGTATCCACGACCCGTCGTAGCTTTTCAGATCAATAGCTTCTTGCGATCAAGACCTCGATCTTCTTCTTTCTTGAATAAATTCGCTAGAACACAA GCTGTAGAGTTCTTAGCAGAGTGGTCTTTGACACCATGCAATGTTGCTTTCCTAAGAGTACAAACAGGTGTGTTTGATCCTCGACAAATTGGTGATAAACCAAAATGGTTTGCGGACCAACTGCAGCCCATACGATTCGCAGTTTGGGATGACGGCAGTTCACTAAACGGTGCCTTAAGACAGTTGCAAAGACAGGAGAATCAACCAACAG ATGAGAGCGGATCTGATTCTGAAGCTGCTGAGAGCACTAGTTCATCATATTCATCTTTAAGCGACTTCGTTTCGGAGATGGCCTCATCAGATTTATCACCAG gTGGAAACGTTCAACAGCACGTTATTGGCGAAACTTATAGTGCTGTAGTACAGGTTCCTATGACACTCTCTTCATCGTTAGATCCGAAAacg GTATACAGTCCACCATCTTCGCTAATATTTGGAGAAGAAGGAGAAAGAGAAGGCCAGCGAGACGGAAGGGAGTCCACTTCTCCTTCCCCATCAGCTTCCAGTTCAGATCACAGCGACTTGTCTGATGATGACATCCCTGGAACTATGAACCGTCCCGACATCACCGATCAACCAACACCAGTCAAAAAAAGt GACACAGATAGTGGTAGCTTGGGACGAGAGTCGGACTCATCAACGACTCCTGCGACAGTCGCGTCGCGTCGTCCACGTGATCCTGACCCTGTGCGAGCCTCTCCACATTCCCGCCCTAGG AGTTCTAACAGTGGTGTATCAAGACAAGCCTCGCAGACGTCACTATTAGAACAATTTGCTGCTCAGGCGAAGGAGCTTGTGCGAGAGACCACTCGTCAGAGCAGTCAGGAGGGAATATTAGCGCATATGGACAAA AACGGGAAAGCTGATCAAGGACAAGATAAGAACATATTTGCTCCTTTCGATAAG TTAACCCTTCATGCAAAAAAAGCCGCAGAAGAGGCATCGAAGAGTGTTCAAGaggcgtcgaagtcagcattAGAAGCGAGTAAAACGGCTACAGCAGTCAGCAAAAACACGTTCGAAGATCTTACTTATGTGGGAAAGTCTACTTTAGGAGATCTTACGAAAAGTGCCAAAGAAGCTGCAGCTAAGAAAGGCTTGTTGAAG GGTGAAAGTCAGGATGCTTCTACTAGTTCCAATGCCAGGAGGGATTCGACAGCGCTGCAGACGACTAACTTACTTGCTACCACACATCGTGACTTCTTTTCCAATATTAGTTCTGACTTAAACGGTCTCGCTGCTTCAACTACTAGTATGTTCAGTGACTTCTTTGGTTCCGCTAAAG gaAAGCAAACAAAACCTGAACCGTCTCCGAATACTCCAATGACAGCAACATTTGGTCCTTTCTCTCAAGGTGCCAAAGGTTTAGTACAGCGCTCGCCACTTATTCGCCACTCTTCTCCAGCACCCGTCGCACCACCAATAAATACGAGATCTACTAATAGCGAAAATCAAGCGTTCCTGAATGAT cTTGTACAACACGTTCTTGAAGGAGAAGGCGTTGGATGGCTTAAACTAAATCGTTTAAAGAAGCTAATGGAAGACGAATCATACAGGAACATGGTTCTTAGTAAACTTAATAGAAACTTTAACAGAAAGACTTCACCGAATGATAAAGTGGATGACGTG tttataaGCAAACCCGTATGGAAAGGCATGCTAAAAGTACTTCAGGCTGTGGTTCATGGTTTAGAACATACGTATTCCAATTTCGGGCTTGGGGGAATGGCTTCCGTTTTCCAATTAGCCGAAATGGCACACACTCACTATTGGAGTAAAGAATTCGCGGGATTAGAACATGGAGGTATGGCTGGTTCTGCACTATCTGAACATTATGGAAGGCAAGATTACGAGACTCCATTGTCAACGCCGTCTTCCAGAAAGAGCTCGCAGTCCG ATGCACCCGTTGTCAATTACCCAGAACAAGAACACGGTGACACTCAGAGTACAACAGAAATCTTCAAGGATATGTTAAATCAAAAACGAAACCTTTTATTTAGCAAGTTGACTTCTTTTGATTCCGAT GTTGGTCGACCAGGTGTCAAGGGACGCACCGGTAGTGTATTCTCGACCAAATCTTCTGTTAATGGTAGACCGATGGCCGGAGTACCTACCACCTCACCACTTACCTCTCCTGAAACCGTCCGCACTTATCTATTTCAAGGATTAATAg GGAAAGAGAGATCGAACTTATGGGACCAAATGCAGTTCTGGGAAGATTCATTCTTAGATGCGGTGAGTCAAGAAAGAGATATGATTGGAATGGACCAAGGAGCGAACGAAATGATGGAACGATATAAATGTCTCAGCGAAACGGAACGTAAACGCTTGGAGCACGAGGAAGACAGGCTGCTGTCTACTGctctatataatttaactgcCGCGATGGTAATGCTTGGAGTTGAAGCGGACATTATTAGGAATAAAGTAAGACGATTGCTGGCAAAAAGTCATATCGGACTTGTTTACAGCCAAGAAGTCAACCACCTGTTAGATGTTGTCCATAATCTG CATGGAAATGATATAAGTCTTAAGGCTCTTGGATCTCGAGCCACACATCGCGCCACGTTCACAGTCCATGAGCGAGATGCATCTGGAGCTTTACGCTTCTTGGACGTGAGACATGATGGACTCGTTCTAAGAACAACTCAag GGACCATTGTCGAGAGGTGGTGGTACGAACGTCTCGTGAATATGACGTACAGTCCGAAAATACGAGTATTGTGCCTTTGGAGAAAAAATGGTGGACAGACGCaacttcataaatattataccaaAAAG TGCAAAGCGCTATACTACTGCATCAAGGAGGCGATGGAGAAAAGCGGACGGCGACAAGATGCAGCGGAACTGGGCGGGGAATTCCCTGTACAGGATTGTGCTACTGGCGAGGGTGGTCTTATACAG GTGTGCATGGAAGGCGTCGGACTCCTGTTCCACCATAGCAAG TTCTTCGTACGGCTCGATCACATTCGGAAGTGCTTCACGCAGAATGGGGGTATCTTTGTTTTAGAAGAATTTA ATCCTAAAACCAGGCAGataattcaaagaaaatataaatctataatg GCGGATCAAATATGCTATGCGGTGTTGTGCGTCTTCTCGTACTTCGCGGCTGGGCAGGAACAGAAAAAAGCTATATTGGAGCAAGCGGCACAGATCCATGCACCTGAAGCAACCACGAAAGCTCCGTTGTCCCCAAGAAACGACGATGAAGTGTTCCAGAGCAAGCCTAGCCCACAG aataCAAGAAAGGCATCGGAGGTCCGTGTGAGCGAAACCGAAAGACAGAGGGTGCCGCCGGACAAGCCGCGTATTCTACCCGAGCGGCCGAAGCAGCTGATCGAACCAGAACGAGAACCTGCGAATGATGGTTCAGATAGTAAAACAAAAGAGACAGGTAGAAGGGATAGTGAGGGAAGCTCGGAGAGAGAAAGAGACAGCACACGTCCAGCTGCCCAAAGAACGGACAGCTTACCACCACGACGGCCGCCACCACCAGTGCTACCACCGCAGAGACTGGTGCGAGCTTACTCGCAGGCCTCACCCAGACATCACGAACCGCCCTCG ATCCCTCCCCGAGTCGGAGTCACCCCACGTGCCGGTCCGCCACCCGCACTACCTCCGAGACAGATGTCGGCAGCTGATGCTAGTGCTAGCCCCAG ACATTCAGCGACATCTAGCCCAGTGCGTCGTGAAGGCCTGGCCCGTCAGAGCTCGATTAGTGCGTCACCCGCCAGCACAGTTGCCTCCGCCCCATTTTCATCCACTAACCCCTTCACCGCAACTCGACACACAGAATTCGTTATACCGCAACGAACTTCCCGTCGCCCATCTACCGACCGCAATTAA
- the LOC116766371 gene encoding MAP kinase-activating death domain protein isoform X1: MDVQKQQLCPRLVDYLTIVGAKPYTTGKGLAPVQAPELLRRYPLTNHDDFPLPLDMVYFCQPEGCVSVGPRRQLAHIATRDTTSFVFTLTDKDSGKTRYGICINFYRAMERAPTPGPRERSVLRRESWRKSMERSSDSAFSSDYRSSNVAPSDSERDCSAGPRLAPAPPDSESGGSHSPSPRATRKRQRIRNHSLTSICLLSHHPFFSTFRECLFILKKLIDACNESSSPRRVGASRQLFRDTVWSVLTGQAYDNTPTIVVHDVKEIETWILRLLSAPVPVPGKTRLELEVLSPTAHAPLVFALPDHTRFTLVDFPLHLPLELLGVDTCLRVLTLIMLENKVVVQSRDYNALSMSVMALVAMLYPLEYMFPAIPLLPSCMSCAEQLLLAPTPFLIGIPATFLTYKKNFKLPDDIWLVDLDATKLSGPYGNEQDLPPLPEPESSVLKNHLKQAMQVMGTAGTGALSSLTNSSAEQAAAPLLPSRRDSVGGATLKVQPATFREGSHSTPESRRVSVGSAHTRLSLASPHSPAPQSSPQAQPFNPLIYGNDVDSVDIATRVAMVRFFNSQNILANFMEHTRTLRLYPRPVVAFQINSFLRSRPRSSSFLNKFARTQAVEFLAEWSLTPCNVAFLRVQTGVFDPRQIGDKPKWFADQLQPIRFAVWDDGSSLNGALRQLQRQENQPTDESGSDSEAAESTSSSYSSLSDFVSEMASSDLSPGGNVQQHVIGETYSAVVQVPMTLSSSLDPKTVYSPPSSLIFGEEGEREGQRDGRESTSPSPSASSSDHSDLSDDDIPGTMNRPDITDQPTPVKKSDTDSGSLGRESDSSTTPATVASRRPRDPDPVRASPHSRPRSSNSGVSRQASQTSLLEQFAAQAKELVRETTRQSSQEGILAHMDKNGKADQGQDKNIFAPFDKLTLHAKKAAEEASKSVQEASKSALEASKTATAVSKNTFEDLTYVGKSTLGDLTKSAKEAAAKKGLLKGESQDASTSSNARRDSTALQTTNLLATTHRDFFSNISSDLNGLAASTTSMFSDFFGSAKGKQTKPEPSPNTPMTATFGPFSQGAKGLVQRSPLIRHSSPAPVAPPINTRSTNSENQAFLNDLVQHVLEGEGVGWLKLNRLKKLMEDESYRNMVLSKLNRNFNRKTSPNDKVDDVFISKPVWKGMLKVLQAVVHGLEHTYSNFGLGGMASVFQLAEMAHTHYWSKEFAGLEHGGMAGSALSEHYGRQDYETPLSTPSSRKSSQSDAPVVNYPEQEHGDTQSTTEIFKDMLNQKRNLLFSKLTSFDSDAASSECSDSGSITTNRALADHRASFKSNLSDTDVMFLNVGRPGVKGRTGSVFSTKSSVNGRPMAGVPTTSPLTSPETVRTYLFQGLIGKERSNLWDQMQFWEDSFLDAVSQERDMIGMDQGANEMMERYKCLSETERKRLEHEEDRLLSTALYNLTAAMVMLGVEADIIRNKVRRLLAKSHIGLVYSQEVNHLLDVVHNLHGNDISLKALGSRATHRATFTVHERDASGALRFLDVRHDGLVLRTTQGTIVERWWYERLVNMTYSPKIRVLCLWRKNGGQTQLHKYYTKKCKALYYCIKEAMEKSGRRQDAAELGGEFPVQDCATGEGGLIQVCMEGVGLLFHHSKFFVRLDHIRKCFTQNGGIFVLEEFNPKTRQIIQRKYKSIMADQICYAVLCVFSYFAAGQEQKKAILEQAAQIHAPEATTKAPLSPRNDDEVFQSKPSPQNTRKASEVRVSETERQRVPPDKPRILPERPKQLIEPEREPANDGSDSKTKETGRRDSEGSSERERDSTRPAAQRTDSLPPRRPPPPVLPPQRLVRAYSQASPRHHEPPSIPPRVGVTPRAGPPPALPPRQMSAADASASPRHSATSSPVRREGLARQSSISASPASTVASAPFSSTNPFTATRHTEFVIPQRTSRRPSTDRN; encoded by the exons CGTATACGGAACCATTCCTTAACCTCAATCTGCCTCCTGTCACATCATCCTTTCTTCTCCACATTCCGCGAGTGCCTCTTCATCCTTAAAAAATTGATTGATGCCTGCAACGAATCTTCTAGCCCAAGGCGCGTTGGTGCCTCCAGACAATTATTTAG AGATACAGTGTGGTCAGTGCTCACTGGCCAGGCGTACGATAATACGCCGACAATAGTAGTGCATGACGTTAAAGAGATTGAGACGTGGATACTACGATTGCTGTCAGCTCCCGTACCAGTTCCAGGGAAAACTCGACTCGAACTCGAAGTACTCTCACCAACAGCACACGCACCACTGGTATTTGCATTACCTGATCACACAAGATTCACTCTTGTTGACTTCCCTCTACATCTACCATTGGAATTGCTAG GTGTTGATACTTGCTTGAGAGTCTTAACCTTGATAATGCTGGAAAACAAAGTGGTAGTTCAATCGAGGGACTATAACGCGCTCTCAATGTCGGTGATGGCGTTGGTAGCGATGCTGTATCCACTAGAGTACATGTTCCCAGCGATACCACTATTACCGAGTTGTATGAGTTGTGCGGAACAATTACTTCTCGCTCCAACTCCATTCCTAATAGGAATACCCGCTACATTCTTAACATACAAGAAGAATTTTAA ATTACCAGATGACATTTGGTTAGTAGACCTGGACGCTACTAAGCTTAGTGGGCCTTACGGTAACGAACAGGACCTACCTCCTCTGCCAGAACCAGAGAGTTCAGTCCTTAAAAACCATCTAAAACAG GCTATGCAAGTCATGGGAACTGCCGGAACtggt GCACTTAGCAGCTTAACAAATAGTTCAGCAGAACAAGCTGCAGCGCCTCTTCTACCTTCGAGAAGAGATAGTGTTGGTGGGGCTACATTAAA GGTACAACCAGCGACCTTCCGTGAAGGGTCTCATAGTACCCCAGAGAGTCGACGTGTGTCTGTGGGCAGCGCACACACAAGACTGTCGCTCGCGTCGCCACACTCACCAGCACCTCAGAGCTCTCCACAGGCACAACCGTTCAACCCTTTGATATACGGCAACGACGTAGATTCCGTCGACATCGCTACAAGAGTCGCTATG GTTCGTTTCTTCaattctcaaaatattttggcGAATTTTATGGAGCACACTCGAACACTGCGTTTGTATCCACGACCCGTCGTAGCTTTTCAGATCAATAGCTTCTTGCGATCAAGACCTCGATCTTCTTCTTTCTTGAATAAATTCGCTAGAACACAA GCTGTAGAGTTCTTAGCAGAGTGGTCTTTGACACCATGCAATGTTGCTTTCCTAAGAGTACAAACAGGTGTGTTTGATCCTCGACAAATTGGTGATAAACCAAAATGGTTTGCGGACCAACTGCAGCCCATACGATTCGCAGTTTGGGATGACGGCAGTTCACTAAACGGTGCCTTAAGACAGTTGCAAAGACAGGAGAATCAACCAACAG ATGAGAGCGGATCTGATTCTGAAGCTGCTGAGAGCACTAGTTCATCATATTCATCTTTAAGCGACTTCGTTTCGGAGATGGCCTCATCAGATTTATCACCAG gTGGAAACGTTCAACAGCACGTTATTGGCGAAACTTATAGTGCTGTAGTACAGGTTCCTATGACACTCTCTTCATCGTTAGATCCGAAAacg GTATACAGTCCACCATCTTCGCTAATATTTGGAGAAGAAGGAGAAAGAGAAGGCCAGCGAGACGGAAGGGAGTCCACTTCTCCTTCCCCATCAGCTTCCAGTTCAGATCACAGCGACTTGTCTGATGATGACATCCCTGGAACTATGAACCGTCCCGACATCACCGATCAACCAACACCAGTCAAAAAAAGt GACACAGATAGTGGTAGCTTGGGACGAGAGTCGGACTCATCAACGACTCCTGCGACAGTCGCGTCGCGTCGTCCACGTGATCCTGACCCTGTGCGAGCCTCTCCACATTCCCGCCCTAGG AGTTCTAACAGTGGTGTATCAAGACAAGCCTCGCAGACGTCACTATTAGAACAATTTGCTGCTCAGGCGAAGGAGCTTGTGCGAGAGACCACTCGTCAGAGCAGTCAGGAGGGAATATTAGCGCATATGGACAAA AACGGGAAAGCTGATCAAGGACAAGATAAGAACATATTTGCTCCTTTCGATAAG TTAACCCTTCATGCAAAAAAAGCCGCAGAAGAGGCATCGAAGAGTGTTCAAGaggcgtcgaagtcagcattAGAAGCGAGTAAAACGGCTACAGCAGTCAGCAAAAACACGTTCGAAGATCTTACTTATGTGGGAAAGTCTACTTTAGGAGATCTTACGAAAAGTGCCAAAGAAGCTGCAGCTAAGAAAGGCTTGTTGAAG GGTGAAAGTCAGGATGCTTCTACTAGTTCCAATGCCAGGAGGGATTCGACAGCGCTGCAGACGACTAACTTACTTGCTACCACACATCGTGACTTCTTTTCCAATATTAGTTCTGACTTAAACGGTCTCGCTGCTTCAACTACTAGTATGTTCAGTGACTTCTTTGGTTCCGCTAAAG gaAAGCAAACAAAACCTGAACCGTCTCCGAATACTCCAATGACAGCAACATTTGGTCCTTTCTCTCAAGGTGCCAAAGGTTTAGTACAGCGCTCGCCACTTATTCGCCACTCTTCTCCAGCACCCGTCGCACCACCAATAAATACGAGATCTACTAATAGCGAAAATCAAGCGTTCCTGAATGAT cTTGTACAACACGTTCTTGAAGGAGAAGGCGTTGGATGGCTTAAACTAAATCGTTTAAAGAAGCTAATGGAAGACGAATCATACAGGAACATGGTTCTTAGTAAACTTAATAGAAACTTTAACAGAAAGACTTCACCGAATGATAAAGTGGATGACGTG tttataaGCAAACCCGTATGGAAAGGCATGCTAAAAGTACTTCAGGCTGTGGTTCATGGTTTAGAACATACGTATTCCAATTTCGGGCTTGGGGGAATGGCTTCCGTTTTCCAATTAGCCGAAATGGCACACACTCACTATTGGAGTAAAGAATTCGCGGGATTAGAACATGGAGGTATGGCTGGTTCTGCACTATCTGAACATTATGGAAGGCAAGATTACGAGACTCCATTGTCAACGCCGTCTTCCAGAAAGAGCTCGCAGTCCG ATGCACCCGTTGTCAATTACCCAGAACAAGAACACGGTGACACTCAGAGTACAACAGAAATCTTCAAGGATATGTTAAATCAAAAACGAAACCTTTTATTTAGCAAGTTGACTTCTTTTGATTCCGAT gCCGCGTCATCGGAGTGTTCAGACAGCGGGTCCATTACCACCAATCGCGCGCTCGCCGACCACCGCGCTTCCTTTAAATCAAATCTCTCTGACACTGACGTCATGTTCCTTAAT GTTGGTCGACCAGGTGTCAAGGGACGCACCGGTAGTGTATTCTCGACCAAATCTTCTGTTAATGGTAGACCGATGGCCGGAGTACCTACCACCTCACCACTTACCTCTCCTGAAACCGTCCGCACTTATCTATTTCAAGGATTAATAg GGAAAGAGAGATCGAACTTATGGGACCAAATGCAGTTCTGGGAAGATTCATTCTTAGATGCGGTGAGTCAAGAAAGAGATATGATTGGAATGGACCAAGGAGCGAACGAAATGATGGAACGATATAAATGTCTCAGCGAAACGGAACGTAAACGCTTGGAGCACGAGGAAGACAGGCTGCTGTCTACTGctctatataatttaactgcCGCGATGGTAATGCTTGGAGTTGAAGCGGACATTATTAGGAATAAAGTAAGACGATTGCTGGCAAAAAGTCATATCGGACTTGTTTACAGCCAAGAAGTCAACCACCTGTTAGATGTTGTCCATAATCTG CATGGAAATGATATAAGTCTTAAGGCTCTTGGATCTCGAGCCACACATCGCGCCACGTTCACAGTCCATGAGCGAGATGCATCTGGAGCTTTACGCTTCTTGGACGTGAGACATGATGGACTCGTTCTAAGAACAACTCAag GGACCATTGTCGAGAGGTGGTGGTACGAACGTCTCGTGAATATGACGTACAGTCCGAAAATACGAGTATTGTGCCTTTGGAGAAAAAATGGTGGACAGACGCaacttcataaatattataccaaAAAG TGCAAAGCGCTATACTACTGCATCAAGGAGGCGATGGAGAAAAGCGGACGGCGACAAGATGCAGCGGAACTGGGCGGGGAATTCCCTGTACAGGATTGTGCTACTGGCGAGGGTGGTCTTATACAG GTGTGCATGGAAGGCGTCGGACTCCTGTTCCACCATAGCAAG TTCTTCGTACGGCTCGATCACATTCGGAAGTGCTTCACGCAGAATGGGGGTATCTTTGTTTTAGAAGAATTTA ATCCTAAAACCAGGCAGataattcaaagaaaatataaatctataatg GCGGATCAAATATGCTATGCGGTGTTGTGCGTCTTCTCGTACTTCGCGGCTGGGCAGGAACAGAAAAAAGCTATATTGGAGCAAGCGGCACAGATCCATGCACCTGAAGCAACCACGAAAGCTCCGTTGTCCCCAAGAAACGACGATGAAGTGTTCCAGAGCAAGCCTAGCCCACAG aataCAAGAAAGGCATCGGAGGTCCGTGTGAGCGAAACCGAAAGACAGAGGGTGCCGCCGGACAAGCCGCGTATTCTACCCGAGCGGCCGAAGCAGCTGATCGAACCAGAACGAGAACCTGCGAATGATGGTTCAGATAGTAAAACAAAAGAGACAGGTAGAAGGGATAGTGAGGGAAGCTCGGAGAGAGAAAGAGACAGCACACGTCCAGCTGCCCAAAGAACGGACAGCTTACCACCACGACGGCCGCCACCACCAGTGCTACCACCGCAGAGACTGGTGCGAGCTTACTCGCAGGCCTCACCCAGACATCACGAACCGCCCTCG ATCCCTCCCCGAGTCGGAGTCACCCCACGTGCCGGTCCGCCACCCGCACTACCTCCGAGACAGATGTCGGCAGCTGATGCTAGTGCTAGCCCCAG ACATTCAGCGACATCTAGCCCAGTGCGTCGTGAAGGCCTGGCCCGTCAGAGCTCGATTAGTGCGTCACCCGCCAGCACAGTTGCCTCCGCCCCATTTTCATCCACTAACCCCTTCACCGCAACTCGACACACAGAATTCGTTATACCGCAACGAACTTCCCGTCGCCCATCTACCGACCGCAATTAA